GCTCATTACTCATCATTCTAATCTCAGCGTAGTATTGGTATGTGATTGTATAATTTCTATCAGAATTTCAAAAAGTGTCTGTCCTTTTCCTTCGGTCAATTCATCTAATTTCTGTTGAATCAGCTCTATGTTGAAAGGCTTTCCCTGCCTGATTTTGTTTTCATAAAATTCGCGGGTGGCAGTTAAACCTAAGTCTTCTTTTGACTTCTGTGATTCTTTCCAGACAATTTCAATTTCTTCTTTATTTTCGAAGACTCCGAAACCACCATAAAGAATATCATCAAAGCCGTCCAATGTACCTACTTTCCAATCTACATCTTTCATGAAAACACTGGAAGCTTCTTCGTAGAAACCTCCTAAAGACGAAAAATGACCGCCATGGATGACGATCATTTTTCTTGTATTGTTATTTGAAGTATTCAACACCGTTTTTGAATATGTTGTGATAATTCGCGGTTGGTATATTTTTCATAAGACCTTCAGCAAATCTTTCCGGGTGGCCCATTCTTCCGTAGATCTTTCCGCATGGGCTGGTAACTCCTTCAATTCCAAATAATGAGTTATTAGGGTTGAAAGGCATCCCGTGGGCAATGTTTCCATCAAGATCAATGTATTGAGTGGCAATCTGTCCGTTTTCATACAATTTCTTGATCTCTTCTTCCGAAGCCATGAAACGTCCTTCTCCGTGGGAAATCGGAATGGTGAAAGTTTGACCTTTCATTCCTTTTAACCAAGGGCTTTCATCATTCACTACCTGTACAGTTACCATCTGAGAGATATGTCTTCTGATGGCATTGTGTGCCAACGTTGGGGAATTTTCATCCAGATCTTTGATTCTTCCGTAAGGCAGCAATCCTGATTTTACAAGCGCCTGGAATCCGTTACAGATTCCGATGATCATCCCGTCTCTGTCTAACAATTCGTGAACTGCATTTTTCATTTTCTCGTTTTTCAGAACGTTTACAATGAATTTTGCAGAACCATCTGGTTCATCTCCAGCTGAGAAACCTCCTGAGAATGCCAGAATCTGAGATGTTCTGATTTCTTCTACCCATGCATCAATGCTTTCATCCAATAACTGGTGATTGATATTGATTAAAGGTAAGCTGCTTACTACAGCTCCTTCTTTCTGGAATGCATTCAGCGTGTCATATTCACAGTTGGTTCCCGGGAATACCGGAGCAAACACTTTCGGCTGTGCAATTCCGTGTTTTTTAATAATGATATTTCTTGGGTTGACAGAGTTGTGTTTAGCATCAATTTCAACCGTAATCTTTTCTTTTTCTACCGTTGGGAAAAGGTTTTCGAATGTGTTTGTATTAGCAGAGACAAGATCTGTGATATTGGATTCAAGACCGTTAATTTTTAAAATTCCTGAATCTTTTACTTCCCCGATCAATTGAAGAGCAGCCAAACTTAATTCTTCTTTTGCTTCAATGATTAAGCTACCGATATTTTTAGCTAACAGAACGTTTTCATCTGCAGAGACCTCTGCACCTAATCTGTTTCCGAAGCTCATTTTTGCTAAAGCAACTGCAAGACCTCCTTCTTTTACTGTTTTCACAGAAACAATTTTTCCTGTTTTGATGTTTTCGAAGATGAATTCAAAAGCTTCTTTTAAAGCATTATAGTTTGGAAGTCCGCTTTCCTGAGCGATATGGTTGAAGAAATACAGTTTGTTTCCTGCATTTTTCAATTCAGGAGAGATGATGTTTTCTTTGTCTCCGTTGGCACATGCAAAAGAAATCAAGGTTGGCGGAACATTCAGATCCTGGTACGTTCCACTCATGGAATCTTTACCTCCGATAGCAGCAAGACCTAAATTGATCTGCGCATCATAAGCTCCTAAAAGAGAAGCTAAAGGTTTCCCCCATTTCTCAGGATTTTGTCCTAGTTTCTCAAAGTATTCCTGGAAGCTTAGTCTGATGTTTTTATAATCACCTCCCATCGCTACAATCTTTCCAACACTCTCTACTACGGCATAAGATGATCCTAACAGTGAGTTTTGTTTTGAGATTTCAGCATCGAATCCCCAGCTTGCCAAAGAAACGGTTTTAATATCTTTTGCTCCTAAAATCGGTAGGGTCTGTACACTTCCTTCCATCAGGGTCTGCTGATATTTCCCTCCTAAAGGCATTGCCACTGTAGTTGCTCCAATTGAAGAATCGAACATTTCAAGTAATCCTTTTTGGGAAGCTACGTTTTTATCTTTTAAGATGTTCAGGAAGTTTTCTGCTGTGAAAGCTTTTGTTTCTTCTTTTACTTCTTCAAGGTGAGTGATCTTCACTTCCTGAGATTTTGAACATCCGTTGGTATCTAAGAAAGCTCTTGAAAGGTCTACAATTTTGTCTCCTTTCCAGAACATCTGCATTCTTCCGGAATCTGTTACTTTTGCTACTTCTACGGCAACAATGTTTTCAGCTTCACAGAATTTGATAAACTTTTCTTTATCCTGAGGATCTACTACCACCGCCATTCTTTCCTGAGATTCAGAAATAGCCAGCTCGGTTCCGTTTAATCCTTCATATTTTAAGGGCAATACATCAAGGTTTACTTCTAAAGAGTCTGCAATTTCACCGATTGCTACAGAAACTCCTCCTGCTCCGAAATCGTTTGATTTTTTGATCAGCTTCGTTACTTCAGGATTTCTGAATAGTCTCTGAATTTTACGCTCTTCTACAGCATTTCCTTTCTGAACTTCAGAACTCATGGTGTGGATTGAAGTCTCGTCCTGCTCTTTTGAGCTTCCGCTTGCTCCTCCTACTCCGTCACGACCGGTTGCTCCTCCTAAGATAATGATAGAATCACCGTTTTCAGG
The nucleotide sequence above comes from Chryseobacterium sp. 7. Encoded proteins:
- a CDS encoding ribonuclease inhibitor; translation: MLNTSNNNTRKMIVIHGGHFSSLGGFYEEASSVFMKDVDWKVGTLDGFDDILYGGFGVFENKEEIEIVWKESQKSKEDLGLTATREFYENKIRQGKPFNIELIQQKLDELTEGKGQTLFEILIEIIQSHTNTTLRLE
- a CDS encoding phosphoribosylformylglycinamidine synthase, which gives rise to MSNNKRIFVEKRGIFDVESPKIFDEVKAVVPAVQSVKVYNVYDIFNLNEGEFEKVVNNTFVDPVTDILHTENPAKTIHFGMEFLPGQYDQRADSAQQCIALLTENEKSKVRSGKLIEFEGVSEADLVKIKDLLINKVESQEKDLSILDIPAEETPSKVIIHENFINFNDAELESFYNNHGFALGLDDLKFIQEYFKTEERNPTETELKVLDTYWSDHCRHTTFETQLSDIQFEGQFKHTLENIFNDYIEKRKFLGRELKPISLMDLATVCGKYFHKTGNLDNLVISDEINACTIQIEAEYDGKKEPWYLLFKNETHNHPTEIEPFGGASTCLGGAIRDPLSGRSFVFQAMRLTGAADVLESVDKTLPGKLPQKTITKQAANGYSSYGNQIGLATTMVSEIYDEGYKAKRMEVGFVTGAVPVDWVRREKPENGDSIIILGGATGRDGVGGASGSSKEQDETSIHTMSSEVQKGNAVEERKIQRLFRNPEVTKLIKKSNDFGAGGVSVAIGEIADSLEVNLDVLPLKYEGLNGTELAISESQERMAVVVDPQDKEKFIKFCEAENIVAVEVAKVTDSGRMQMFWKGDKIVDLSRAFLDTNGCSKSQEVKITHLEEVKEETKAFTAENFLNILKDKNVASQKGLLEMFDSSIGATTVAMPLGGKYQQTLMEGSVQTLPILGAKDIKTVSLASWGFDAEISKQNSLLGSSYAVVESVGKIVAMGGDYKNIRLSFQEYFEKLGQNPEKWGKPLASLLGAYDAQINLGLAAIGGKDSMSGTYQDLNVPPTLISFACANGDKENIISPELKNAGNKLYFFNHIAQESGLPNYNALKEAFEFIFENIKTGKIVSVKTVKEGGLAVALAKMSFGNRLGAEVSADENVLLAKNIGSLIIEAKEELSLAALQLIGEVKDSGILKINGLESNITDLVSANTNTFENLFPTVEKEKITVEIDAKHNSVNPRNIIIKKHGIAQPKVFAPVFPGTNCEYDTLNAFQKEGAVVSSLPLININHQLLDESIDAWVEEIRTSQILAFSGGFSAGDEPDGSAKFIVNVLKNEKMKNAVHELLDRDGMIIGICNGFQALVKSGLLPYGRIKDLDENSPTLAHNAIRRHISQMVTVQVVNDESPWLKGMKGQTFTIPISHGEGRFMASEEEIKKLYENGQIATQYIDLDGNIAHGMPFNPNNSLFGIEGVTSPCGKIYGRMGHPERFAEGLMKNIPTANYHNIFKNGVEYFK